A window of the Thiomicrospira microaerophila genome harbors these coding sequences:
- the dnaG gene encoding DNA primase: MFFHIHDFDEEAMELKGAIPRDFIDSLLARADIVSVINQRVPLKKAGITFKACCPFHQEKTPSFNVNPQKQFYHCFGCGAHGDAITFIMEYEGLSFVEAVESLAAQLGVEVPRQKVTAKQQQQIKKAQDHYEVMQLAAKFYRHQLRDHPASEQAKAYLRQRGLSSEIAKRFIIGFAPPGWDSLIPGLDADQRLTQQLVELGLLVEKEPSKLYDRFRHRIMFPIRDGRGRVIAFGGRVLSDQDQPKYLNSPETPIFHKSHTLYGLYELRQSRQAFNNIVVVEGYMDVVALAQFGVHNAVATLGTATTSEHLNLLFKQTDEIVFCFDGDQAGLKAAWKALELAIPLMGETRSVKFLFLAQGEDPDSTVRKEGKEGFQYRVDQALSLSVFWVQGLQNQLTNQKDSREGRQQLVALAQPYIMTAQGLYQYLMVEAIAEAVDLPAWRLEKQMGVRSGFAQFKSTVATKPNPASEVQQVMTLSKHLACVLLNRPAWAAVMQQVLARSLKPSPRKDDKMLLGLINQLVEHYDLNRAVDWLKQSNYGQEYDFIRSRTLPESEEHLKQYFQETTNRLLDELEKRNLLLQGLQRDGLKALQDFIEKKS, translated from the coding sequence GTGTTTTTTCATATTCATGATTTTGATGAGGAAGCTATGGAGTTAAAAGGGGCGATTCCACGCGACTTTATCGACTCACTTTTAGCACGCGCCGATATAGTGTCGGTGATTAACCAGCGGGTGCCGTTAAAAAAAGCGGGCATAACCTTTAAAGCGTGTTGCCCCTTTCATCAAGAAAAAACTCCCTCCTTTAACGTCAATCCGCAAAAGCAGTTTTATCATTGCTTTGGCTGTGGTGCTCATGGCGATGCGATAACGTTTATTATGGAGTATGAAGGGCTTTCGTTTGTTGAGGCGGTAGAGTCTTTAGCGGCTCAGCTTGGTGTGGAGGTGCCACGTCAAAAAGTGACCGCTAAACAACAACAGCAAATAAAGAAAGCACAAGATCATTATGAGGTTATGCAGCTGGCAGCGAAATTTTATCGACATCAGTTGCGTGATCATCCTGCTTCAGAGCAAGCAAAAGCCTATTTGCGTCAACGGGGTTTAAGTTCCGAGATTGCCAAACGTTTTATTATTGGCTTCGCGCCGCCGGGTTGGGATAGCTTAATACCCGGTCTGGATGCGGATCAGCGTTTAACGCAGCAATTGGTTGAACTGGGCTTGTTGGTTGAAAAAGAACCTTCGAAGCTTTATGACCGTTTTCGTCATCGTATTATGTTTCCGATTCGAGACGGGCGGGGACGTGTAATTGCATTCGGCGGTCGTGTGCTTTCAGATCAAGATCAACCTAAATACCTGAATTCACCGGAAACACCTATTTTTCATAAGAGTCATACTCTCTATGGCTTGTATGAGCTGCGCCAATCTCGACAAGCCTTCAACAATATTGTTGTGGTTGAAGGCTATATGGATGTGGTCGCCTTGGCGCAGTTTGGGGTGCACAATGCAGTAGCCACCTTGGGTACGGCCACCACTTCAGAGCATTTAAACCTATTATTTAAGCAGACCGATGAAATTGTGTTTTGTTTTGATGGTGATCAAGCGGGTTTAAAGGCGGCCTGGAAGGCGCTGGAGTTGGCAATTCCACTGATGGGGGAAACCCGTTCGGTTAAGTTTTTGTTTTTAGCTCAAGGCGAAGACCCAGACTCAACGGTGCGCAAGGAAGGTAAGGAAGGGTTTCAGTATCGTGTCGATCAAGCGTTAAGTCTTTCTGTTTTTTGGGTGCAAGGGCTACAAAACCAATTAACTAACCAGAAGGATAGCCGAGAGGGGCGTCAGCAATTGGTTGCTTTAGCCCAGCCTTATATTATGACCGCGCAAGGATTGTATCAGTATCTTATGGTTGAAGCGATCGCTGAGGCGGTTGATTTGCCAGCATGGCGTTTAGAAAAACAAATGGGTGTGCGGAGTGGTTTTGCGCAATTTAAATCCACTGTCGCGACTAAGCCGAATCCCGCGTCAGAAGTACAGCAGGTCATGACTTTATCTAAGCATCTGGCATGTGTATTGCTCAATCGACCTGCATGGGCAGCGGTGATGCAGCAGGTGCTCGCAAGATCACTGAAGCCGTCGCCACGAAAAGATGACAAGATGTTGTTAGGTTTGATAAACCAGTTGGTCGAGCATTATGACCTAAATAGAGCGGTGGATTGGCTTAAGCAATCAAATTATGGTCAGGAATATGACTTTATTCGTTCACGCACACTGCCTGAGAGCGAAGAACATCTTAAGCAGTATTTTCAAGAAACGACAAATCGTTTGCTAGATGAATTAGAGAAGCGAAATTTACTTCTGCAAGGCCTTCAACGCGATGGATTAAAGGCCTTGCAAGATTTTATAGAAAAGAAGAGCTAA